One Coregonus clupeaformis isolate EN_2021a chromosome 33, ASM2061545v1, whole genome shotgun sequence DNA window includes the following coding sequences:
- the LOC121549102 gene encoding protein RD3, with the protein MASWFGWSGEPDYRSPRRDPSEVVTDTLMLELSWQLKEAERMQRERDNEYRRLQTGVDYSWLVNTPRNTYDVSAGERLGLEDLCSKVHPSYCGAVILRFRQVVTENEPEMQEVSALFRSVILEALDRLREEQEAQRLLRQWNNKRAMSTSLMNFKSRVKIKPFGSTVGLTSTSGEGELKTVSEDVEKALEERADRAQRVRSMPDFRHKGLYTTKTI; encoded by the exons ATGGCCTCGTGGTTCGGTTGGAGCGGCGAGCCAGACTACCGGAGTCCACGGCGGGACCCATCTGAAGTGGTCACAGACACCCTGATGCTGGAGCTCAGCTGGCAGctgaaggaggcagagaggatgCAGCGTGAGAGGGACAACGAGTACCGGCGCCTCCAGACAGGAGTGGACTACAGCTGGCTGGTCAACACGCCACGTAACACCTACGATGTGTCGGCTGGCGAGAGGCTGGGCCTGGAGGACCTGTGCTCCAAGGTGCATCCATCCTACTGTGGAGCCGTCATACTGAG GTTCCGGCAGGTGGTGACTGAGAACGAGCCAGAGATGCAGGAGGTGTCGGCCCTTTTCCGCTCTGTCATCCTCGAGGCCCTGGACCGCCTGAGGGAGGAGCAGGAGGCGCAGCGGCTCTTGCGCCAGTGGAACAACAAGCGGGCCATGAGCACGTCTCTCATGAACTTCAAGTCGCGCGTCAAGATCAAACCCTTTGGCAGCACCGTGGGCCTGACCTCGACCAGCGGGGAGGGCGAGCTGAAGACGGTGTCGGAAGACGTGGAAAAGGCGCTGGAAGAGAGGGCTGACAGGGCCCAGAGGGTTAGGAGCATGCCTGACTTTAGACACAAAGGGCTTTACACTACCAAGACCATCTGA